The following proteins are co-located in the Leptospira weilii genome:
- a CDS encoding IS5 family transposase (programmed frameshift), which yields MDKYYSEIPEGLWKQIAPLIPKEKSKPKGGRNRVPTRVVMAGIIYRMKTGCQWRAIPNDFGSGQTCHRRFQEWERAGVFKKIYKSILKYYDVKNKIAWDWASMDSAMVKASKGGVLTGKNPTDRAKLGVKRHILTDGNGIPLAITLSGANVHDKRNVKDTLNSILVFSGRKRKKPKHLCLDKGYDFKDIEALIKRRNIRPHIRKKGEKPLIGKYKGKPRRWVVERTNSWHNRFRAILIRWERKAENYLASLYLASSIIVFNFFNR from the exons ATGGACAAATATTATTCAGAGATTCCCGAGGGACTTTGGAAACAAATAGCCCCTTTGATCCCAAAAGAGAAGTCAAAGCCGAAAGGTGGTCGCAATCGCGTTCCAACAAGAGTCGTAATGGCAGGTATCATCTATCGAATGAAAACAGGCTGTCAGTGGCGTGCAATTCCGAATGACTTTGGATCGGGTCAAACTTGTCACAGAAGATTTCAAGAATGGGAACGAGCGGGAGTATTCAAAAAGATTTATAAATCTATTTTAAAATATTATGATGTGAAGAATAAGATAGCTTGGGATTGGGCTTCGATGGATTCCGCAATGGTCAAGGCTTCCAAAGGGGGAGTTT TAACCGGGAAAAATCCTACAGACCGTGCCAAATTGGGAGTTAAACGGCATATTCTTACGGATGGAAACGGAATTCCATTGGCAATTACGTTGAGTGGAGCGAACGTTCATGATAAACGCAATGTAAAAGATACATTGAATTCCATCTTGGTTTTTTCCGGAAGAAAAAGAAAAAAACCAAAACACCTTTGTTTAGATAAAGGTTATGACTTCAAAGATATAGAAGCATTAATCAAAAGAAGAAACATTCGACCTCATATTCGGAAAAAAGGTGAAAAACCTCTCATTGGTAAATACAAAGGAAAACCTAGACGTTGGGTCGTTGAAAGAACAAATAGTTGGCATAATCGATTCAGAGCTATTTTGATTCGCTGGGAAAGAAAAGCAGAAAACTATCTGGCTTCTCTTTATCTTGCAAGCTCAATCATTGTTTTTAACTTTTTTAATAGGTAG
- a CDS encoding DoxX family protein, protein MNRWLREHRDWLVDFLRIYLGGVLIYKGLEFLYDTDALIRLMEMNNAPMASTLLAHYIVIAHICGGILLLSGLLTRFAALLQVPVLVGAVIFIHGKEGFMAPGSNLPYAAMILLLLFHFSLYGSGRISADYYIETHKSV, encoded by the coding sequence TTGAACCGTTGGCTACGAGAACATCGGGATTGGTTGGTCGATTTCCTTCGAATTTATCTTGGAGGAGTTTTAATTTATAAAGGTTTGGAGTTCTTATACGACACGGATGCGCTGATTCGTTTGATGGAGATGAACAACGCCCCGATGGCATCTACGTTACTCGCTCATTATATAGTAATCGCACATATCTGCGGAGGGATTTTGCTTTTGTCGGGATTATTGACTCGCTTTGCGGCGCTTCTTCAAGTTCCCGTACTGGTCGGAGCGGTTATATTTATTCACGGGAAGGAGGGATTTATGGCTCCCGGATCAAATCTTCCGTACGCCGCGATGATTCTCCTTTTGCTTTTCCATTTTTCTTTATACGGATCGGGAAGAATTTCAGCGGATTATTATATAGAAACTCATAAGAGTGTATAA
- a CDS encoding P-II family nitrogen regulator, whose translation MKLIVAIIQPHKLEEVKAELTKNEIYRLTVSDVQGYGQQKGKTEVFRGHEYQVNLLRKVRLEIAVNDEFVKPTVDAILKAAKTGDGKIGDGKIFITPLEDVIRIRTGERGSSAI comes from the coding sequence ATGAAATTAATCGTTGCTATCATTCAGCCTCATAAATTGGAAGAGGTAAAAGCGGAATTAACGAAGAATGAAATTTACAGACTTACCGTGAGCGATGTTCAGGGATATGGTCAACAAAAAGGAAAAACCGAAGTTTTTCGAGGTCACGAGTATCAAGTGAATCTTCTAAGAAAAGTTCGTCTTGAAATTGCCGTTAACGACGAATTTGTAAAACCTACTGTGGATGCGATTCTCAAAGCGGCAAAAACCGGAGACGGAAAGATCGGAGACGGAAAGATTTTTATTACTCCTCTTGAGGATGTGATTCGAATCAGAACCGGAGAAAGAGGGAGTTCCGCGATCTGA
- a CDS encoding ammonium transporter: MNWTKRLILLLLLLLPFVVFGQEATPVADKGDTVWMIVASALVFFMIPGLALFYGGLVRSKNVLSTMMHSFVAILVLTLQWTIFGYSFAFSGTNPYFGNFDLIFLSGIDENTLELTIPKYIHFLFQGMFALITPALISGAIAERVKFGGYIVFIFLWSTLVYDPVAHWVWAADGWLFKLSALDFAGGTVVHLISGIAGLAAALVLGKRKGEGPSLIAPNNLTYTLIGAGLLWFGWFGFNAGSGLAVNGVAARAFLVTLIAPAAAGVAWLVIEYLHTKKATALGAASGIVAGLVVITPASGFVGVQGAIIMGFLVSPVCYGAILLKGKFGYDDSLDAFGIHGVGGALGAILTGVFTLTLGAGVVSRGDQILVQIISVIATGAYSFIVSVILVFLIDKTIGFRISEEKEITGLDSEIHGEKGYIL; this comes from the coding sequence ATGAATTGGACTAAAAGATTAATCTTATTACTTCTTCTACTTCTTCCATTTGTCGTATTTGGACAAGAAGCGACCCCCGTAGCGGATAAAGGAGATACAGTCTGGATGATCGTCGCATCGGCTCTCGTATTTTTTATGATTCCTGGATTGGCGCTGTTTTATGGCGGTCTTGTAAGATCTAAAAACGTTCTTTCGACTATGATGCATAGTTTTGTGGCGATCTTGGTTTTAACTCTACAATGGACAATTTTTGGGTATAGTTTTGCGTTTTCGGGAACTAATCCTTATTTTGGAAATTTTGATCTCATTTTTTTATCCGGCATCGACGAGAACACTTTGGAGTTAACGATTCCCAAATATATTCACTTTCTTTTTCAAGGAATGTTCGCATTAATCACACCTGCTCTGATTTCGGGAGCGATTGCTGAAAGAGTAAAATTCGGCGGTTATATAGTTTTTATTTTTCTTTGGTCCACTCTTGTTTATGATCCGGTTGCGCACTGGGTTTGGGCGGCGGATGGTTGGCTCTTTAAGTTGAGTGCCTTGGATTTTGCGGGAGGAACCGTGGTGCATTTGATTTCCGGAATTGCGGGTCTTGCAGCTGCACTTGTTCTCGGAAAAAGAAAAGGAGAAGGTCCTTCTCTGATCGCTCCGAACAATCTTACTTACACTTTAATTGGCGCTGGTTTACTTTGGTTCGGTTGGTTCGGTTTTAACGCGGGTTCCGGTCTCGCGGTAAACGGAGTTGCGGCAAGAGCATTCTTAGTTACATTGATTGCTCCCGCGGCTGCCGGTGTCGCATGGCTTGTAATCGAATATCTTCATACGAAAAAAGCTACCGCTCTCGGAGCTGCTTCCGGTATCGTTGCAGGTTTAGTTGTGATTACTCCCGCATCCGGCTTCGTTGGCGTTCAAGGTGCCATTATCATGGGTTTTCTCGTAAGCCCCGTATGTTACGGTGCGATTCTCTTGAAAGGAAAATTCGGATATGATGACAGTCTGGATGCTTTCGGAATTCACGGAGTGGGTGGCGCGTTAGGCGCTATTCTTACCGGAGTTTTCACTCTCACTCTTGGCGCGGGCGTTGTAAGCAGAGGAGATCAGATTCTGGTTCAGATAATCAGTGTCATTGCAACCGGGGCGTATTCTTTTATAGTGTCTGTGATTCTTGTATTTCTGATCGATAAAACGATCGGGTTCCGTATCTCGGAAGAAAAAGAAATCACTGGTTTGGATTCGGAGATCCATGGCGAAAAAGGTTATATTCTTTAA